TCGCCATGGGCTACGGCAACGTCTTCGTCGCCAGCGTCGCCATGGGTGCCAAGGATAGCCAGGTCGTACAGGCCATGGCCGAGGCCGAGAGCTTTGACGGGCCTTCGCTCATCATCGCCTACAGCCACTGTATCGCCCACGGCTACAACCTGAACTTCGGCCCCGAACAGCAGAAGAAGGCCGTCGCCTCCGGGCACTGGCCGCTGTACCGCTACGACCCGCGCCGCGCCTTCACCGGCGAGCCTGCCCTCAAGCTCGACTCGCCCCCGCCGAAGATCCCGCTGCGCGAGTACATCGAGAACGAGGTGCGCTACCGCATGCTCATGAACAGCGAGCCCGACCGTGCGACCGAGCTGATCCGCCAGGCACAGGAACGCGTGCAGGAGAAGAGCATCCGCTACCAGCTGCTCGCTTCCGCCTCAGCCGATAACGCCGAAGAGAATTAACCGATGAACCTGAAAACCACTTATCTGGGCTTCGAGCTGCCGCACCCCTTCATGGTCGGTGCCTCGCCAATCTCCGCCAAACTCGACCGGGTTCGCCTGGCTGAAGACGCCGGTGCCGCCGCCATCGTCATGAACTCTCTCTTCGAAGAGCAGATCGTGCACCATGAGGCCGGCCTGGAGGAACACGTCCTCAGCCACACGGAGTCCTTTGCCGAGGCCACCAGCTACTTCCCCGCCGCTCAGGACTTCCACCTGGGCCCGGACGAGTATCTGGAGCGCATCCGCGAGATGAAGCAGGCCGTGGACATTCCGGTCATCGCCTCCCTCAACGGCACGAATCTGGGCACCTGGATGGAGTACGCCAAGTACATGGAAGAAGCCGGGGCCGACGCTCTGGAGCTGAACCTGTACTACCAGCCGCGCTCCGAAGAGGAAACCAGCGAACAGGTCGAAAGCGGCCTGATCGAGGTCGTTGAAAAGGTGCGCCAGAGCGTAAAGCTGCCGCTGGCGGTCAAGCTCTCGCCCTTCTTCTCCTCGCTGCCGCACTTCGTCAAGCAGATCGAGGAAAAGGGCGCGAACGCCGTGGTGCTCTTCAACCGCTTCTACCAGCCGGACATCGACATCGAGAACCTCGAAGCCGTGCCCTCGCTCAAGCTCTCCGACTCATCCGAACTGCTGCTGCGCCTGCGCTGGCTCGCCATCCTGGCTGGCCGCTACGAGAAGCTCAGCCTCGGCATGACCGGCGGTGTCCACACCGTCGAGGACGCAGCGAAGGCGATCATGGCCGGTGCCGACGGTATCCAGCTCGTCTCCACCCTCCTGCGCCACGGCCTGCCCCAGCTCACCAAGCTGCGCGGCGACCTGTCCTCGTGGATGGAAGAGCACGAGTATGAGTCCCTCGAGCAGATGAAGGGCAGCATGAGCTATCAGCACGCCCCGAACCCAGAGGTGATCGAGCGCGCCAACTACCTGCGCATCCTCCAGAGCTGGGACGTCGAAGCCTAAGGGTTCATCCAAGCAAACGTTTTCCAATCAACGCCGGGCCTAACCGCCCGGCGTTTTTTTATGCGGGCATATGTGGCCGCACTCGCATGGATGGGGCTCGACCCCACAGGCCTTACATCGCCTCTAAGGTCTTCAACACGATAGCTTCGTCCGGGGCGAGAGTTTCGCGAATGCGGTAGAGCGTACGCGCGGTCTGGGCGTAGTCGGCCTCTTGCCCGGTGCGGCGGTGGTGCAGCTCGCGGATATAGCGCACCGCACGGTCGATGAGCTTGTTATTGGAGGGCTTGACCCAGGTCATGAGATTGCCCTCGTAGCGGCCGAGTCTGCCCATCACGAGCGTCGAGTGGGTGTTGAGGATGAGCTTGAGTAGCAGGTGCCGGTGCAGCAGCGGAGCCCCGGCAACGGGCAGGGTGTGGCGCAGTCCACCCAGATGCAGGGCAACGCCTTTCTCATCCGTGGTGACGCGGAATCGGTCAAAGGTCTCGCTGGCGCGGTGGAGGCGGGCCTTTAGGGAAATGTCAAAACCCAGCAGCGTCTCCAGTCCGGCCACAGCGCGGCACTCGTCCCACTCCAGACAGCGCGGCGCGCGATGCAGGAGCGTAGCCCATGCCTCGTCCGCGCTACGGGTCTGCGGCAGACACAGGTAGCAGAGGCTGGGCGGCTGATCGGGCAGACGGGTGTTCTCAAAGGCGGGCAGCGAAAAGGTCGGGGCGCGCTCAGTGGTATCGGTCAGCACGGTGATCCCGTAGTCGTCAGTCTCGTAGAGCACTTGTTCGCCCTCGGCGTAGCGGCGGGCTTCCTCGGCGGTAAATTCCTCAATAAAGCTCCAGTCCGTTTCCATCGCCAGCCGGGTAAATGCCGCCAGCGCGGCGGGAATCTTTTCCGGTGCGGCGTGATGCTCCAGGGCAAGGCCGGCGGCGAGCATCTGCACGGTGCTGGCCTGCATGCGGGTGCTTCCGGCCAGCGCCATCGGGCCGACGGTGAGGTTGAGTTTGCGAATGGTGGGGTTCTCAAGCACACGCCGCGAGCGTTCGGCCACGCGTGCAAGGACCGTATCCGGATTACAATACAAGAACCACGGCGCATGCCGCGAGAGCGTAGCTGCAGCTTCACAGGCCCCGATGACGAACGGCGTCTCACCACCCTCGGTGATGGCCAGCAGCAGGTCGTCTTCGGTAAAGCCCAACTCGCGCAACTGGCGCTCACCGTAGCCGGGGAAGTCCTCGAAGCCCTCCAGAGAGCGGATGAGCGCGGCGTCACCCCCGGCCATAAATCCGACCACGCGCCCGGCCAACTCCGGGAGCAGCATGCCCTCGCGGGAGAGGGTTTCGAGCGAGAGGGAGAGCCGCCCGGTAGCGCCGCAACCACACAGGTAAACGCTGCCGCCAGCGGCCAACACTTCGCCCACAGCAGTGGCCAGCTCGGTGATGCCACCTGCGTACTCGGCCATTTGCTCCAGGGCGAGCCGGTCCACTTCCTTGAGGGTGGCGATGGCGCGGGGCAGGTCGTGCTGAGCCTGCTCGGAAAGCGTCTCGGTGAGCGGATGCGGCTGCTCGGTCACGAGCTCGCCCAGTTTAAACTGATCCGCCATGGACAGGAATTCGTCTGCGTTCGCCGCTGTCTTCATGGAGTGTTGTGATTAACCACAAAGCCCTAAAGACACAAAGCAATATCTGCGTCCGGGGATTGATTCCCGGCGAAGGACACACCCAGAGGTCCCAGGCGTACCAGTATGATGAGGCAGAGGCCCATCATTGCTGCTCCAGCCGGAGCGTCCTGTGCGGTTACGCACCGCCGGACTGGACCGAGCGCTTGACGGCCTCGGTGTGGCGCACGTCGTCGCCCTCCAGCAGGTAGATGACGTCCTCTGCCACATTAGTGGCATGGTCGCCGATACGCTCCAGGGCCTTGGAGATAAAAATCATTTCGATGAGCTGCTCGGTCAACTCCGGCGTCTTGCGGATAGCATCGGTCAGCTCGCGGTAGTTCTGGCGGTGCAGGTCGTCGATCTCGCGGTCCTGCTTCGGCACCGAGTAGGCGACTTCGGCGTCCTCGCCGATAAAGCTGTCCATCGCGTTACGCAGCTGCTCGATCACCTTCTCGGCCATCTGAGGCACAGCGTAGAGGTTACGCGGCGGGTAGTTCTCGTGCATACGGCGGGCGTACTTGGCGATGGTGGTGGCTTCGTCACCGACCCGCTCCAGATCGTGGCAGGCCTTCATCGCCATAGTCAGAAGCCTCA
This genomic interval from Ruficoccus sp. ZRK36 contains the following:
- a CDS encoding dihydroorotate dehydrogenase-like protein — its product is MNLKTTYLGFELPHPFMVGASPISAKLDRVRLAEDAGAAAIVMNSLFEEQIVHHEAGLEEHVLSHTESFAEATSYFPAAQDFHLGPDEYLERIREMKQAVDIPVIASLNGTNLGTWMEYAKYMEEAGADALELNLYYQPRSEEETSEQVESGLIEVVEKVRQSVKLPLAVKLSPFFSSLPHFVKQIEEKGANAVVLFNRFYQPDIDIENLEAVPSLKLSDSSELLLRLRWLAILAGRYEKLSLGMTGGVHTVEDAAKAIMAGADGIQLVSTLLRHGLPQLTKLRGDLSSWMEEHEYESLEQMKGSMSYQHAPNPEVIERANYLRILQSWDVEA
- a CDS encoding SIS domain-containing protein — its product is MKTAANADEFLSMADQFKLGELVTEQPHPLTETLSEQAQHDLPRAIATLKEVDRLALEQMAEYAGGITELATAVGEVLAAGGSVYLCGCGATGRLSLSLETLSREGMLLPELAGRVVGFMAGGDAALIRSLEGFEDFPGYGERQLRELGFTEDDLLLAITEGGETPFVIGACEAAATLSRHAPWFLYCNPDTVLARVAERSRRVLENPTIRKLNLTVGPMALAGSTRMQASTVQMLAAGLALEHHAAPEKIPAALAAFTRLAMETDWSFIEEFTAEEARRYAEGEQVLYETDDYGITVLTDTTERAPTFSLPAFENTRLPDQPPSLCYLCLPQTRSADEAWATLLHRAPRCLEWDECRAVAGLETLLGFDISLKARLHRASETFDRFRVTTDEKGVALHLGGLRHTLPVAGAPLLHRHLLLKLILNTHSTLVMGRLGRYEGNLMTWVKPSNNKLIDRAVRYIRELHHRRTGQEADYAQTARTLYRIRETLAPDEAIVLKTLEAM
- the phoU gene encoding phosphate signaling complex protein PhoU, with the protein product MRLSRICTATSHFVSAWSIAILPAIYTFMHPFYQVELKQIRQNLVLMGERAIEVVRFSVQALVEGNPSLSDKVIEMDDRIDELELSIDSEAIRYISLRSPVASDLRLLTMAMKACHDLERVGDEATTIAKYARRMHENYPPRNLYAVPQMAEKVIEQLRNAMDSFIGEDAEVAYSVPKQDREIDDLHRQNYRELTDAIRKTPELTEQLIEMIFISKALERIGDHATNVAEDVIYLLEGDDVRHTEAVKRSVQSGGA